The following coding sequences lie in one Frigoribacterium sp. SL97 genomic window:
- a CDS encoding 3'-5' exonuclease: MSFDFVALDFETANANRGSVCQIGIARFLGGQVTKTATLFVTPPPGYETFSPMNIGIHGIHASDVVGAPGWPEILERLTKFTKDLPLVAHNASVERSVIDQASAAHRITPPPFRYFCTLKLARKVFPAEKTHSLGKLTASLGLPGFAHHDAGADAIASGRMLLHAATARGATSFQELSDGWMEKPKAARAPRLAQAA, translated from the coding sequence ATGAGCTTCGACTTCGTCGCCCTCGACTTCGAGACCGCCAACGCCAACCGAGGCTCGGTCTGCCAGATCGGCATCGCCCGCTTCCTCGGCGGGCAGGTGACCAAGACGGCGACCCTCTTCGTCACCCCGCCGCCCGGCTACGAGACGTTCTCGCCCATGAACATCGGCATCCACGGCATCCACGCCTCCGACGTCGTCGGGGCGCCGGGGTGGCCGGAGATCCTCGAGCGGCTGACGAAGTTCACGAAGGACCTGCCCCTCGTCGCGCACAACGCCTCGGTCGAGCGATCCGTCATCGACCAGGCGTCGGCTGCGCACCGCATCACACCGCCGCCGTTCCGGTACTTCTGCACGCTCAAGCTCGCCCGGAAGGTGTTCCCGGCCGAGAAGACGCACAGCCTCGGCAAGCTGACCGCGAGCCTCGGGCTCCCGGGCTTCGCTCACCACGACGCCGGCGCCGACGCGATCGCCTCGGGGCGGATGCTCCTGCACGCCGCGACCGCCCGCGGTGCAACGTCCTTCCAGGAGCTCAGCGACGGCTGGATGGAGAAGCCGAAGGCGGCCCGGGCGCCCCGCCTGGCGCAGGCCGCGTGA
- a CDS encoding macro domain-containing protein: MTKLILKTGDLFSSTAAGIGHGVNTTGVMGAGIAPLFKARHPEMYREYRIACQTGGLVAGETMIWAAPTPGPVIYNIASQDRPGAHARLEWLESGVRGALRDADMRGVEVIALPRIGCGIGGLDWVDVEPLLAKLAAETTCDLEVWTL, from the coding sequence ATGACCAAGCTCATCCTCAAGACCGGAGACCTGTTCTCCTCGACGGCCGCCGGCATCGGCCACGGCGTCAACACGACCGGCGTCATGGGCGCGGGCATCGCTCCGCTGTTCAAGGCCCGACACCCGGAGATGTACCGCGAGTACCGCATCGCGTGCCAGACGGGCGGCCTCGTGGCCGGAGAGACGATGATCTGGGCGGCTCCCACGCCCGGCCCCGTCATCTACAACATCGCCAGCCAGGACCGTCCCGGTGCCCACGCACGCCTGGAGTGGCTCGAGAGCGGCGTCCGCGGCGCTCTGCGCGACGCCGACATGCGCGGGGTCGAGGTCATCGCCCTCCCGCGCATCGGCTGCGGCATCGGTGGCCTCGACTGGGTCGACGTCGAGCCGCTGCTCGCCAAGCTCGCCGCCGAGACCACCTGCGACCTGGAGGTGTGGACCCTGTGA